The window AACCAACGTTGATAACCGCTTTGAACTGGTCATGCTGGCCACCAAACGTGCCCGCCAGATCGCGGTACAGGGTGCTGAGCCACTGGTTGCGGAAGAAAACGACAAGCCAACCGTACTGGCTCTGCGTGAAATCGCTGAAAACCTGGTAACGCCAACCACCATGGCCGCCCAGGAAGAAGCCGCACG of the Thalassolituus hydrocarboniclasticus genome contains:
- the rpoZ gene encoding DNA-directed RNA polymerase subunit omega; translated protein: MARVTVEDCLTNVDNRFELVMLATKRARQIAVQGAEPLVAEENDKPTVLALREIAENLVTPTTMAAQEEAARAEQY